The genomic stretch GATTATTGATGATGACATTAAAGAAATGAAGTTATAAAATTTTAATTTGATTATGTAGAATTACATATATTTAAACTAAAAATGCTCTTTTCTAACCTCAAAATTAATTATGATTTAGAAAAGAGCATTTTTAGCTATTATAAACTCTTTTTATAAACATTATTTATTTGTTAAATCAATATGTTGTTTTTCTACCTCAGACAATGCCTTAAAAACCTTTTTAACTATTTCACTTGACACTTTACTCATATTTCTCATATAAAATAAAACGGCGTGTTCTTCGCGTTTATTTGCTTCCTCAAGTAGTAACTTATCGGTATTATGCCTAGTATAATCTGGTTTATGTAGTTTAGGTAATTCACTAAAACCTCCTAATCTTTTATGGACTTTAGCGTGCATAAACTCTATGTTACTTAAATCTTTAAACATCTTTTTTAAACTTTCAGATTTAGCTAGCTTGCTAGCTTCTTCATAAAATTCTCCATTATACACTTCTAATTTCATTGCATTATCTAATATTTTAATTGTCTGTTTATCTAGCAAACTTTTTTCTACATTATATACATTCTTTTGATTATCCAAATAAACCTTACTTACTCCACAAAATGGACAATTTATTATCTCTTGTTCTGTATTTTTTTCGATAAATGAGTATTTATTAAAATCAAAACTCCTTGAAGTCACTTTCATTCCACATATTAAACATATCATTTTACCACTCCCCTTAACCCTTTAAATAGCTTTTTACAGTATATAACCTTTTTTATATATTCTAT from Caldisalinibacter kiritimatiensis encodes the following:
- a CDS encoding ferritin family protein, which produces MICLICGMKVTSRSFDFNKYSFIEKNTEQEIINCPFCGVSKVYLDNQKNVYNVEKSLLDKQTIKILDNAMKLEVYNGEFYEEASKLAKSESLKKMFKDLSNIEFMHAKVHKRLGGFSELPKLHKPDYTRHNTDKLLLEEANKREEHAVLFYMRNMSKVSSEIVKKVFKALSEVEKQHIDLTNK